The window GTCAGGTTCAATTGCCTAACAACAGGAATAACCATTCTCAGGTGGGTCCTTAGAAAGTGTAAGCGCTGTCTTTCCGTTTTTATTTGTAACAACCTGTATTCCTGAGAAAGGCTCAGCCCTATTTTATGAGCATATAAAAAACTGTTAAAGCTGTTAATATCAATAGAATCTATAATAACTCCCAGGTTTTTATACAATTTATTGATCAACGCCACCACGTTTTCTTTCTCTTCATCTTTCACATCATTATTATTCTCCCGGAATTCCACCACCCCGCCGGAATACATTTTTCCCGGCAACGGATTTTCAAAGCTCTTGAGTTCAAAAACCCGGTGTGCATTGCAAATAATATCCAGTTCCCCGTTGTCGTACTCTTTGATTACTTCTTCTAAAACAACCTCGGTTCCCAACCGTAATTTCTTTTTGTAATAAACAGGAATCCCAAACGGCTGCCCCGTAGCCTGACAATCGTATATAAGCTGCTTGTACCTGTCTTCATACACGTGTAACAAAAGTCTTTCCCCCGGGAAAACGACAACTTCTAAAGGAAAATATGGAAGTGTGGTTTGCATGATCCTTTTTATTAAATTTACAAAAAATATTGATTACAGGAAATAACGATTGTTATTTTTATAACAACTTGTTGTATTTTTATATTTTTTCTTGATTTTATTTGCCACCAACACATCTCTGAATAGATTTGTACCCTGAAAAAACTAATCAGAAGTATGAGATCACAGGATTTATTAAACATTGCAAAAGAATTTGGGAGTCCGGTGTATGTTTATGACGCCGAAAAAATTGTTTCTCAGTACGAGAGGCTCACTTCTGCTTTTAAAAAGGTAAAACATTTAAAATTAAACTACGCTGTAAAAGCACTAAGTAATATATCGGTTCTTAAATTGATGAATAGTTTAGGAAGCGGTTTGGATACAGTATCAATTCAGGAAGTACGTTTAGGAATACTTGCAGGCTTTAAACCTGAAGATATCATATATACTCCTAACGGGGTTTCCCTTGAGGAAATAGAAGAAGTAGCCGCTTTAGGGGCACAGATCAATATCGACAACCTCTCTATCCTCGAGCAATTTGGCAGCAAACATCCTAATGTACCGGTATGTATCCGTATCAACCCTCATGTAATGGCAGGAGGAAACACCAACATCTCTGTTGGTCATATCGATTCAAAATTTGGCATAAGCATACATCAGATACCTCATCTTTTACGGATCGTAGAAAACACCAATATGACCGTTAATGGCATCCATATGCATACAGGAAGTGATATTCTTGATATTGAAGTGTTCTTGTATGCATCCGAAATACTTTTTGAAACAGCGAAAAATTTTAAAAACCTGGAGTTCATCGATTTCGGAAGCGGCTTTAAAGTCCCTTACAAAGACAGTGATATTGAAACCAATATAGAAGAGCTGGGTAAAAAACTGAGCAAAAGGTTTAACGACTTTTGTGCAGAATACGGAAAAGATCTTACACTTACCTTCGAACCGGGTAAATTCTTAGTAAGTGAGGCCGGCTGTTTTCTGGCTTCGGTCAATGTAGTTAAACAAACAACTTCTACTGTTTTTGCAGGAGTCGATACAGGGTTTAATCATCTGATCCGCCCTATGCTGTATAATGCACACCACGATATAGTAAACATCTCAAATCCTAACGGAAAGGCCAGGTTTTATTCTATAGTGGGATACATCTGCGAAACCGACACTTTTGCAAACAACAGGCGTATTACCGAAATATCAGAAGGCAATATCCTTTGCTTCAAAAATGCAGGCGCCTATTGTTTTACCATGGCCAGCAATTATAATTCAAGGTACAGACCCGCCGAAGTATTATGGTACAAAGGACAGGCGCATTTGATCAGAAAGCGAGAAACCTTTGAAGACCTGACACGTAATCAGGTTGAAGTAAATTTCAGCAACTTAAAAAAGCCAAACAAAGAATTGGTTAAATCTTAATTTTAATTAGCAAACTACCTCAGAGCAAGCTCACGAGAGGATCGAGCGTAAAGAAATCAAGGATTGGCTTCGCCGAATTTTAATTTGGCAAGCAAATTTTCAATTTCACGAACAACCTATGCTAAATAATAATGTTTTGTCCGTAATAAAAGGGCTGGCAGACCCTTTTAGCGATGGAGCCGGCTGGCGCATGGCAAAACATTTCACAGAGACAAATGTCTGAGTTACCGATAGTTATACGGAATAAATCTCGATGATCGGGTAACCAGATAAACCCAAAGCGCCGAACTTACGTTGGCGCTTTTTTGTGACGAACAATTCTGAAGCATTTTAGTATCTTTGAAAATCTATAACATATCTGCCATGAAAGTAAAATTTATCTTAACCGGGCTCTTCATCTGTTTGATCGCCCTTACTACATCTTCTTTTAAAGAAAAAGACACCGGAATAAAATGGATGAGCTGGGAAGAAGCCATCCGGAAATCCGAATCAGACCAAAACCCGAAAAAGATATTCATAGATGTATTTACCGACTGGTGCGGATGGTGTAAAAAAATGGACAAAGACACTTTTAACCATCCCGATGTAGCTGCATATATGAACAAAAACTTCTATATGGTAAAAATGGACGGTGAAGGAAAAGAAGATATCGAATACAAAGGAAACACATTTAAATATGTCGCATCCGGAAACAGAGGTTATCACGAATTGGCAGCCTCACTTTTACAAGGAAAACTAAGCTATCCTACAGTAGTATTCCTCGATGAAAATCAAAAAATGCTTTCTCCCGTTCCCGGCTACAAAAAACCTCAGGAATTTTTAATGATCGCTAAATATTTCGGAGATAACATTTACAAGGACAAGACCTGGGATGAATATCAAAAAGAATTGAAATAATACTGAACAGCCGGCAACGGTGTACTTTTTCAATCGGCAAAAATTTGTAACTTTATGTACCTCCACTATTTTGATTTTAAAAACATCCGGTTATGAAAAAACTATCTTTCGATCAATTTACAAAACGCATTTACATCAGGTCTACCCCGGAAAAACTATATTGGTGCTGGGCTACCGAAGAAGGAATTACCTCCTGGTTCTTACGTGCTGCAACTTTTTCGAGAAATGGCGAACGTCTTCAACCCGATAAGCCCGTAAGTAAGGGAGACTCATATACATGGATGTGGCATAATTGGGATGGGGAAGAAAAAGGACAAATTCTGGAAGCCAACGGTTCTGACTTCATTGTTATCTCCTTTGCCGGCAATTGCAAAGTAACGGTTTCTTTAAAAAAAGCAGACGAAGCAGTGCTGCTGTCACTTACCCAGTCCGATATCCCAACAGACGATGACAATAAGCTAAAAGTTCATTACGGGTGCAGCAACGGATGGACGTTCTGGCTCGCCAACCTTAAAGCATACCTTGAATACGGTATCCGGCTTAACGAAACTGAGTTTGATCTTCGGAATGAAGAACTGGCCGGTTACGAATTTGTTAATATGTAACAAGCAATAATGAATAACCCTAACGTTAAAATCAATAGTGTACAGATACTCTCTAACGACTGGTACACTTTGAAAAAAGTAAATTTCGATTACAAAACCCTCGACGGAAATATTCAAAATCAGAGCCGCGAAGTATACGACCGGGGTAATGGAGCGGTCGTCCTGCTCTATAACGAGGAAAATAAGACCATCGTATTAACCAGGCAATTCAGAATGCCCACCTACCTAAACGACAATACAGACGGCATGATGATCGAGGCTCCTGCCGGATTACTCGATGACGACAATCCACAAGATTGTATCATAAGGGAGATCGAAGAAGAAACAGGATACAGGGTAGAAAAAGTAGAAAAAGTTTTTGAATCCTATACATCTCCCGGTGCCGTGACCGAAATATTGCATTTTTTCATGGCCTGCTACACACCGGCCATGAAAGTAAGCAAAGGAGGTGGAAAAGAGGAAGAACACGAAGACATTGAAGTTGTTGAAATGCCGTTTGAAAAGGCTTTACAGATGATTCATTCAGGTGAGATAAGGGATGCCAAAACCATTATGTTACTGTTGTACGCCAAGGCATACGACCTGTGTTAAGAACGGTTTAACCTCCCTAACCTTATAAATACCGGAAACCTCACTTTCCGCCGTTCTTTCCATAAAGACCTTAAAGAATCTATAATAGCTATGGTAGGATCGCTATGATTTTCATCTATATACCTCTGTACGGCTGACCAGGAATAAAAATACCCTTGCAGATCTTTAATATCCCAATGGTATTCAATTTCAAACCCGGGGCACTCTGTTTCATCAAAAGGAAACCGGATGTTCCGGTACTCATGTTCAAGAAGCTTTCTGTTAGCCGTATAATAATTTGCAAACATGGTCCTGTAAAACTCATGTATCTTCACATCAATTTGTTCTTCTGCCATAATTCTGCCATACCCCATAATTGCAATAACACCATCGGGTTTTAATACCCTTGTCACCTCCCCAAAGAACTTATCCGTATCAAACCAATGCAAAGCCTGCCCCACTGTTACCAGATCAAAGAAACGATCCGGAAACGGCATTTCCTCAGCCTTCCCCAAACTATACTCAATATTTTCCTTTTGAACAGCATTTCTTAATTGTTCGGCACTCACATCAACAGCATAGACCATTTTAAAACGTTCCGCCAGCCGGTATGCAATAGTTCCGGTTCCCGTTCCGCAATCATAGGCATTATCCCTTCTCTTTAAGTGCCTGTATAAAAAACGAAACATCTCGTCAGGATATTCCGGCCTGTACTTCTTGTAGTAATCACTCTGCTTTGAAAATATTTCAGAATCCATATTATAAATATACGCTTTACTATAATTCATAACTTTATACATCGCTTTAAACTGGCATCACTACTTAATTAAAGACTAAAATGAATGATCGTTCGCTATATTATATTGCCGTAATTCCTCCGGTAAAAGAATCTAACTCCATTCAACAAATTAAAGAGGACCTGAAAACGCGGTTCAATATCTGTCACAGCCTGAGGTCTCCCGCCCATATCACCCTGCAAATGCCTTTCCGAAGGAATATCAGGGATGAAAACGATATTATGAATTCACTTAAAGAATTCGCAGCAGCACAACCCGGTTTCGATGTTTTCCTGGATGGTTTCGGCCACTTTTCAAACAGGGTGATATTTATTAAAATTCAGGAGCACTCTCCGTTCATCGACCTGCGCCAGGCTTTGGTATGCACCTTAAGATCATCCTTAAACTTTACTGAAAATGAAACCTCAAGACCTTTCCACCCCCATATAACTATTGCTCACAGA of the Zhouia spongiae genome contains:
- a CDS encoding thioredoxin family protein, which gives rise to MKVKFILTGLFICLIALTTSSFKEKDTGIKWMSWEEAIRKSESDQNPKKIFIDVFTDWCGWCKKMDKDTFNHPDVAAYMNKNFYMVKMDGEGKEDIEYKGNTFKYVASGNRGYHELAASLLQGKLSYPTVVFLDENQKMLSPVPGYKKPQEFLMIAKYFGDNIYKDKTWDEYQKELK
- a CDS encoding LON peptidase substrate-binding domain-containing protein, which translates into the protein MQTTLPYFPLEVVVFPGERLLLHVYEDRYKQLIYDCQATGQPFGIPVYYKKKLRLGTEVVLEEVIKEYDNGELDIICNAHRVFELKSFENPLPGKMYSGGVVEFRENNNDVKDEEKENVVALINKLYKNLGVIIDSIDINSFNSFLYAHKIGLSLSQEYRLLQIKTERQRLHFLRTHLRMVIPVVRQLNLTKERIQMNGHFKNFNELDFKDYKL
- a CDS encoding NUDIX domain-containing protein, whose translation is MNNPNVKINSVQILSNDWYTLKKVNFDYKTLDGNIQNQSREVYDRGNGAVVLLYNEENKTIVLTRQFRMPTYLNDNTDGMMIEAPAGLLDDDNPQDCIIREIEEETGYRVEKVEKVFESYTSPGAVTEILHFFMACYTPAMKVSKGGGKEEEHEDIEVVEMPFEKALQMIHSGEIRDAKTIMLLLYAKAYDLC
- a CDS encoding 2'-5' RNA ligase family protein, whose translation is MNDRSLYYIAVIPPVKESNSIQQIKEDLKTRFNICHSLRSPAHITLQMPFRRNIRDENDIMNSLKEFAAAQPGFDVFLDGFGHFSNRVIFIKIQEHSPFIDLRQALVCTLRSSLNFTENETSRPFHPHITIAHRDLSPEIFNIAWSEFRFKQFTATFRITGLSLLKHDGKKWNIYRSFPFKLL
- a CDS encoding class I SAM-dependent methyltransferase, with amino-acid sequence MNYSKAYIYNMDSEIFSKQSDYYKKYRPEYPDEMFRFLYRHLKRRDNAYDCGTGTGTIAYRLAERFKMVYAVDVSAEQLRNAVQKENIEYSLGKAEEMPFPDRFFDLVTVGQALHWFDTDKFFGEVTRVLKPDGVIAIMGYGRIMAEEQIDVKIHEFYRTMFANYYTANRKLLEHEYRNIRFPFDETECPGFEIEYHWDIKDLQGYFYSWSAVQRYIDENHSDPTIAIIDSLRSLWKERRKVRFPVFIRLGRLNRS
- a CDS encoding SRPBCC family protein — translated: MKKLSFDQFTKRIYIRSTPEKLYWCWATEEGITSWFLRAATFSRNGERLQPDKPVSKGDSYTWMWHNWDGEEKGQILEANGSDFIVISFAGNCKVTVSLKKADEAVLLSLTQSDIPTDDDNKLKVHYGCSNGWTFWLANLKAYLEYGIRLNETEFDLRNEELAGYEFVNM
- the lysA gene encoding diaminopimelate decarboxylase, encoding MRSQDLLNIAKEFGSPVYVYDAEKIVSQYERLTSAFKKVKHLKLNYAVKALSNISVLKLMNSLGSGLDTVSIQEVRLGILAGFKPEDIIYTPNGVSLEEIEEVAALGAQINIDNLSILEQFGSKHPNVPVCIRINPHVMAGGNTNISVGHIDSKFGISIHQIPHLLRIVENTNMTVNGIHMHTGSDILDIEVFLYASEILFETAKNFKNLEFIDFGSGFKVPYKDSDIETNIEELGKKLSKRFNDFCAEYGKDLTLTFEPGKFLVSEAGCFLASVNVVKQTTSTVFAGVDTGFNHLIRPMLYNAHHDIVNISNPNGKARFYSIVGYICETDTFANNRRITEISEGNILCFKNAGAYCFTMASNYNSRYRPAEVLWYKGQAHLIRKRETFEDLTRNQVEVNFSNLKKPNKELVKS